The Salipiger sp. CCB-MM3 genomic interval TCATCCAGCAGCGCCGAGAACATCGGCGAGCCAAAATAAGTGACCGTCCCACTCACCGTCACCCGCGGCATCAAGCTTGGGTCGCCCGGCAATGATGCATTCGTCGGAAGGGAGGCTTTGGCCGGATCGAAGCTGATCTCCTCTGCAGCGTCCCAGTTCGGCACGCGCAAACGCCCGCTGCCCGCCGGGTTGCCATAAAACGCGATGTTGCGGGCAACCGTCTCTGAGCAGAACATCTCGGCGCCGTTGATGTCCGAGCGGCAGCGCGACCAGTAGCGCGCGGCATCGCGCAGGCCCATCTGCATCTGCTGGCGCTCCCACAACACGTTGGAGAATTCCAGAAGACCGAACGACAGAAACATCAGCACGGGGAACACCATCAAGGCTTCGACGAGGACCGTGCCTCGCTCGTCCTTTATGAAAACCGCAGTTCCACGCGCAGACATTGCAAAAACTCACCTTCAAACAAACAGGTGCAAACAAACGAAAAAATCGAAGCGGACCCGGCTGCAAAATCTTGCCGGAGCCGCTGGTCTTATGGGGCGGCTCAGCCGCCGGAGCCCACCGTGGTCTTATAGGCGGCGGGCGGCCATGCTTCGAGTTCCTGGATCGCGGTGTTCGCCATCATCGCATCGCCCGATCGCGCCGCCGAGGTGTCCCAGTTGTTCAGGTAATCCGCCGAGCCGCAGGCCGAGAGCGTCAGACCCGCAAGGATCACGGCGAAGAGAGGCTTACTTCTTTGCAATGACGGCATCGTCGAACTCCAGATCAATCATGTGGCCATAGGGGCCGACAACGCCGGTGCCCTCGCGGAAGCGGCGCAGCAGGTCACGGTCGACCTCCAGCATGCCGAGCAGGAAAAGCTCGATGTCGTTGGACGAGCGGGTGTTGTCGAGCGGCGAGCGCAGCGGCGTGTCCGGACCCACCGGCGCCACCAGACGCGGCGTCACCAGGATCACCAGATCGGACTCGCGCTTTTCGAAGCTGCGCGAGCTGAACAGCGTGCCGAGGATCGGGATCTGCCCCAGCCACGGCACCTGATCGACGCTGCGCGCATTGTTCGCCTGCAGCAGACCGGCGATGGCAAAGCTCTGGCCGTTGCGCAGCGAGACGGTGGTCTCGGCCTTGCGCGAGATGAAAGCGGGCTGGCCGTTCACCGTGACCGAAGGGTCGATGTCGCTGACCTCGGGCATGATGCGCAGCGAGATCAGCTGATCGTCCAGCACCACCGGCACGAAGTTCAGCCGCACGCCGTATTCGCGATAATCGGTGCTCTGCACCGCGGTGCCGTTCTCGTTCACCTGCGCGACGCTGATCGGGACCTCGCCGCCGACCACGAAGTTCGCCTCGATGCCGCTGGTGGTCACCAGCTTGGGGTTGGCGAGGCGGCGGGCGAGGCCTTTTTGCTCCAGCGCGTTGATCACCACGTCGATCTGGAAGCCGGAGATCTCGAGCAGCTCGCCAACCGCCGAGCCGAAGGGTGTGCCGGACGTCGCGGCGATGCTGGCGCCATTGGTCTGAAAGGCGGTCTCGCCATTGTCGCGCGTCCCGGTCAGATCGACACCAAGGCTACGACCGGAATTGCGCTCGACCTCGAGGATACGCACGTCAAGCTCGACCTGCTGCGCGCTGGCCACCTTGATCGCGTCCACCACCGGGTCGGCGGAATATTGAGACGCGATCTGCAGGATGCGCTGGCGATCGACGTTGTCCTTGACGCTGCCGGAGACACGAATGCGGTTATTCACGTTCAGAACGTCGACGCGGGCACTGGGCACGGCGCGACGGATGACGTTCTCGAGGTCGCTGAAGTCCGCTTGCACGCGCACGTCAATCACCTCGAGAAGCTGCTTCTCGCTCGAATAAAGCGTGATATTCGTCAGGCCGGAGGTTTTGGCCTGAATGTAAAGAGAGTTGTCAGTCAGCGGAAAGACGTCGGCAATCTCTGTGTCGCCAATGACGATATCCGCGAAGGGTCCATCGGTATTGACCGTCAGCGTTGTGCTGGGTGCCAGAACCACCTTCGACACGGTGCCATCGTCGATATAGATGTCGCGGCTTTGTGCTGCGAGATCGTCAGGCGCGGCGATAAGCGCGAGGCTTCCCACTGCGGCGATGGCGGCGGCCTGCCGGGCGCGCCTGCTCGCCCTCTTCAAGATTGATATGCGCCGAGGCATTCGATCCCTCCCGTCTCTTTATCCTGCTCTGCCCTCCGACCTGCAGACTCTCGTTATTAGTTTTCTAGCTGGACTGACACCAACTCTGGCGCGAGCTGCGGGTCCACGCCATATGAGCCTGCAGAGCTCGGTTCGACCTTATACACGTCACGTCTTCCATTGCGGATCACGGCCACCGTCGCCTTTTTCGCGGGAACCGGGGGCGCAATCACGACACGCTCTACTATTTTCTCAACTTCGGTGGGTTCTGGCTTCTGAATTTTATCCTCGACGCTGGTCAGACGGTCGGAAATTCCGTCGAGTGTGCTTTTCAGCAACACCTCCATGGCATCCAGTTTCCGCGTCTCAACGCTCGGCTCGGCTTTCACGACCACCGGCGCCAGATCCTCGGCCACGTCGAACTCGGTAAGATCGGCCATGGTGATGCGGTCATTATTTTCGATATCGTTCGAGCCGACATTGCGCAGCGCCAGCGACAGGGTTCCGACATTTCCAGCCAAAACAAGCTTTTGCGCTTCGGTGGTGTTCACCTCAAAGGTCACCGTCCGCACCACGCTGGGCTTATCCTTGAGCTCGTCGGCGATCTGGTCGATGGCGAGAACTTTGACGCCCTGAAGCAGAATATCGACGAAAGACTGTTCCCCCCGTCCACCGCGGGTCAACATGACGTCGACGCGGTCGCCCGGCAGAACGAAGCCCGCGACACCGAGCACGTCGTTGACGCGGATCGAAACGGCCTTCATGCCGGGAGTGAGCGCGGTGGAAAGCTTTGCCCGCTGGCCGGGCAGCGTGATTTTCGTGGCGAGGATGGGCTCACCCGGAGCCATGGTGGTCAGCGCAAATCGCGCGGAGTTATCGTCATCTTGGCCGATCACATCCTCGATCGAGGTGAAGGAGCCTTCGGGCGTGATGTCACTGCTCCAGGCGATCGTGCGCAGCTTTGTCGCGCTCAAACGCTCCCCGAACGTAATTGGTTCGACAGCAACTACGACAGTCATCTCGGGTACAGACGGACTTTCGTGTCGCGTCTGGGAATTGAGGCGGCGCTGCTCTTGAGCGAGCCAGTCCCGTGCGCCATACACGGCAGCTCCCGCCAAGAGAACCGCTACGACAAGACTAAGAACCATTGAAAATTTCATCTAAACCACCCGCAAGAGACACAGACTAGAGGACGAAAATTTGCCTCCGACAGTCATAAGTATATGGAGACGCTTTCGAAAATATAATCAGCGCACTGTAGACCCTGCGACGTCCATCTAGGATGGCTCCCTAAACGCCGCAGGGCTAAAGTAGTTTTCCACTCACCACGAACGATATGCTCAAAACTGGCACGGAAGTGAGAGCGGGCCGAAGTTTGTATCACATTCTAGCGAACAGATTACCCACCAGCACCATCATCAGCAGCACCATACGCCGCGGCTGCGGCACCAGCGTTATCGCCATTCCACGGGTTTGAAATTTCTACTGTCGCCCAATCAGCCCATTGCGTCCAACCGTCGGAGAGAGCGGAGCCAAAGAATCCGACAGCCAAGATAACGCCGCCCACGAGCAGGCCAAGCAGAAGCAGATATTCGGTGAGAGCCAAGCCGTCTTCCTCATCACGCAGGCGACGGAAGGTGTTGGCGCAGTATGCAGAAACGATAGCGAAGTTCATAACTTTCTCCTGAAAATAACAGCACCCGAAATGAGCGCACTCATGAAACTCGACAGACTTCTAACTATTATTCTAAGGATGCGAATTCTTTGCCCCTTGCTCATGAAACTGCCACATTCAGCGGGATTCACAAAGAAATTATTTCGATATAGCGCGGATTCTCTCAAGAAAAGGGTTCTCCGGTGAAATTATCCTAGGCTAGAAAACAATCCTCAACTTCCACGGGTATCACAAAAGTCAATTCACCCGAATTTAAGCCCCAAAATAACCGCAATTCACCCCTGGGGTGTAATGAAACAGCGCATGACTCTCGTCAAAGCCCAAAAGGCCGCAATACGAATCGGATGAATATAAATAGGTGACTCAGCTTTTCAGCGCACGAGGACCGATTCTTCGCGAATGAAGGTCTCTAGCGTGCCATTGCCGCCGTATCCGGTGATATCAATCACCTCGACGTCGATGGTCATATCCATTCCCGACGCGTAGCTGATCATCGGCCGCGCCATGAAGATGCTGGCGTAGCTGTTGACCGGCAGGTCCGAGCGCCCGGTCTCGTCCGCGTTCTCGCCGCAGTCGATGATCGCCGCCACCAGAACGCGCGGGTCCGGATCGGTGACGATCTCGGAGCCGCCGCTGTTCCCATTCCCGTTGCCCTGCGCGAGGCAGAGCGCCTCGCCGGACTCGCCGGTCGGGGTCGGGTTGTCCTCATCGGCATCCCCGGGCGCGCGCACCTGATAGAGCGGCGTGGTCACGCCATCGACGGTGACATCGGTCGCCAGCTCGTACTGATAGACGTCGTAGCGCGAGGCATGGACCGAGCCCGGCCCGCTGTAGCCCTCGACGACGCCGGGAAACGAGCTTGGGATGCTGTCGTAATCGATGAAACCCGCGCCATAGTTGCGATCGAGATAGGTCTGGCCGGCCCATTCGCCGACACCGATATAGGCCCCGGCGACATCATCGCTGGTCACCAGCCCGCCGGTGTTCGGCGCGTTCATGGTCAGGTTGTCCGGCAGCCCATAGGCGGGATCGGTCACGCCGTTGGCGTTGAACCCGTCCGGCGTCCAGACATGGTCATCCCCGATCACCGCGCCATTGGCGAGCGAATTGCCCTGAATGACGCAGTCATCAATGTTGTTGCCCTGCGAGCCGGGCATGATGCCCTTGCGCACGTTCAGAGCCGTGCGCACGGTGAACCCGTCCTGCCCGTTGACGCTGCCGTTCTGATAAAGCCCGCCATACATGTCGAAACGGGCGTTGATCCCGGTGCGAACGCCGTTGCTGGCACCGGGCTTGGTCTCCACAAGTTCGGCGCTGTAGCAGGTGCGGTTGCGACGTCCGGCAAAGAAGTCATTGATCGACCGCGCGCCGCTACCCTGTGGCTCGGCATCGGTCGAAACATCGGCATCGCTCACATCCAGAAAGCCGAAGTTGCCGGGCATCGGTGTCTCATTGCCCGACGGATGCAGGCGGATCATCCGGCCATGCAGATCGCCGCGCTGAAACGCGATCTGAAGGCCGTCGCCCACGTAATTTCCGGAGGCGTCATACTCGAATGGGTTGCAGATGAAGAGCGGGGGGATGTCGCAGGCGGCGGATTCCGATTTCGCCACGGCGGTCGCGCCGACCGGCAGGCTGCCCACCGCCGCATCCTCGCCGCCCGAAAGCGTGGGAATGAGCGAGCCAAAGATCGTCTGAAGGTTCCGCGACTGCGCATGCACATAGACATATTGCGCGTCGGACGGATCGGTGGTGGCATGGTCGGTCAGCCAAGTGGCGGTGATCGGCGTCGTGTCGTCATCGGGAATGGCGTCGAGAAAGCGGACGAGAAACGGCGCGTCGGTCCCGTCATAGGCGATGTCGATGTGCAGCTCGTTCTCATCGTCCCGAACCGCAAGCATGCTGACCGAATTGTCGACCTGCGCCATCGCGCTGCGCGCACGGTCGAGCGCATCCGCGCCGCCATCCAGCTCGCGCGCGCCCGCCAGCGCGATCGCATCCGCCGCAGCCTGCAGATCGCCATGGGCGCTGTTGCCCCGTCCCGCATCGATGAGGATAAGTCCGAAGCCGAGAAAAACCGGCAGGAGAAGAAGAGAGAGGACAAGAATCGCCCCGTCTTCCGACTCGTGAAACTCTTTAAGCATCACACCTCCACAAACTCATTCAAGCGCTTAGCGAGCGAGGCAGAGCGACGCTGGCCGTGCAAATCACATATAAAACACGGAATACCTTACACGAGTTTTTGCATTTTTCAACCGATCCAGAGCGCCTGCACGATCAGAACCGGAACCGAGGCCAGCGCGAGCGGCACCCCATAGGGCACGCGCCCTTCGGTTTTCATGCGGGAGAACCAGCCGCCGAGTCCGCGCTCTGACTTCAGCAACCGGCTTATGAGGATCGCGATGTAGAGCAGGATCGACACCAGCATGAGCAGGATGGCGAAGGGCATCAGGCCGCTGGCGCCAAGCGAAAGGCCAAGTGGAAACATCAACTTGGCGTCCCCGGCGCCGAGCGCACGAAGCAGCCACATGACCAGCCCAAGCGCAAAGAGCAGGACACCGGCAAAGAGATCGCCCGTCCAGTCGGGAAACAGCAGTGCGCCCTGCGCCACGAGATAAAGCGCCAACATCGCCAGGACGGCGGCATTCGGGATGCGAAACTGCTTCGCATCCCGCAGCGCGATCCCCGCCATCAGCGCGGCCGCTGCAAGCTGCGCGATCAGCGAAAGCGTTGCCATAGCGCGCCCTGCCCGTCAGATGCCCCGCAGGTCTCCGGGCGCGCGCTTCGGCGAATTCACCGAGTTGCGCAGAAGTTCAAGATTGTTCGCCGTGACCGGGTTGGACGGATCCTTCTCGTAGGCGGCAAGGAAGTACTTCCGTGCAGCCACCAGCTCACCGCGCAGCAGCATCGAGTAGCCGTAGTTGTTCAGAAACTCGACGCGATGGCCGATCACCGGCTGAAGGCGGCGATAGGCGTAATCCGAGCGCTCGAACTGCCGCAGCATGTCCGAGCTTGCGGCAAAGCCCAGCCAAGCCGCCGTGTCGTCGGGCACCACGTCCAGCGCCTCTTTGAACATCTTGTAAGATTTACCGTAATTGCCGTCCCGGAACTGCATCTTGGCCGAAACCAAAAGCTGATCATCCGGATAAAAGCTCAGGCTCGAGGTGTCCTTCGTCGACAATGTCCGGTCGCTGAACGATGCATTCTCACACGCGCCAAGCGCCAGGATCATCGAAAGTGCCACGATCCTCTTCATACTACACTCCCTGTCTCACCTGTTCCCCATCCATCAAGGCTAAGGCGCGTCCCGGAGTTCACGAAAAGATATTCGGGTTGCGCAATCTTTATGAAAGCGGATGTTGCAAGTTATCCACAGGGAAGCGGCGACCACGCTCCCCCCCGGAGGAATGTCTGCCAAGAACGCTCACCCTGACCGCAACATCCACGACCGCCGTTCCATGCGGGACGGAAGCTCGGAGGTATAGCTGCGAAAGGCGTTCTGAAACTCCGAAACGAACTCCTTCAAAAGCACATTGTCCTCGGCTTTCTGAAGGTAGACCACGGAAAACTCGACGCGGATCACGTCGCGCAGCAGGCGAAACTCTATGCCCTCGTTCCAGTAGATCGCGGCAGTGATCGGATCGACGATCGAAAGCCCGTGACCGGCCCCGACCATCGAGCAGGCCGCCATCGACAAATGCGCCTCTCTGCCGAACCGACGCTCGACGCCCGCCGATTGAAAGAAGCGGTCGATCTCATAGCGGAACTGTGTCGCGCGCGGCAAGGAGATGAAGTCTTCGTCGGCGAAATCCGCCGCCCCGAGCACGTCCTTTTGCAGCAGGTGGTGGCCCTCGGGCAGCACCGCCAAGGCGTCGATCCCCGCGAGCGGAACCCGTTTCAGGTTCGGATGCGAGAACGGCCAGTCGACCAGCCCCACATCAACCTGCCCACGCTCGACCCATTCGATGATCGCATCCGATGAGGTCGCCATAAGCGGCACGTCGGTCTCGGGACGCGCGCCGGTGAAGGCGCCGATGAAATCGGGCAGGATCGAGAGATACAGCGACGGCATCGAGGCGACACGAAGACGTCCGCCGCGCCGGTTGCTCATGTTACGCACCGCCTGCGCGATCTGGTCGAGCCCGTGATAGTGCCGCTCGACCTCCTTAAAGAGCTTGGCCGCATCGGCGGTGGGCCGCAGCGTCCCGCCGCGCTTGCGCAGGAACAAAGTCAGCCCCGTCGAGTCCTCAAGATCGCGGATCTGACGGCTCACCGCAGGCTGGGTCAGACGCAGCATCTGGGCCGCCGAGTTGACCCCTCCGGTGAGCATAACGGCGCGGAATGCAGCAATTTGCTTCGATGTAGGCAAGACCGGTCCTTTGGATCAAAATGCAGGCAAAAGTGATAACATATATTCATAACTTAGGTAACCGAACTCATTTGATCTCGTAAATCCGAAAGATGCAGGCTGTGAGAAAATTATAACCGAACCAGGATCATAGACCGATCCGCTCACAGGGAGCTCATCAATGAGACATTTCGGCAAAACCCTCTCCGCCAGCCTCGCGCTGGTCACAATGGCCGGTGCGGCGCTGGCGCAGGACGACGTGCTTTACGTCGCCGGCCCCGGCGGTTCGATCGAACAGGCGCTGCGCGACACGGTCTTCCCGGCCTTCACCGAAGAAACCGGACTGCGGGTCGAATATGTCGCCGGCAACTCGACCGACACGCTGGCCAAGCTGCAGGCGCAGGCGGGCAATCAGCAGATCGACGTGGCGATGATCGACGATGGCCCGATGGCGCAGGCCGTCGCGCTGGGGTTCTGCCGCGATCTCGACCTTGGTGACATCAAGGACGACATCTACGACATCGCGCTGTTTCCCGACGGCAAGTCGGTGGCCTACGGGCTGCTTGGCTCGGGCATCGTCTACAACGAAGAGTATTTCGCCGATCAAGGCTGGGACGCGCCGACCTCGCTCGAGGATCTGACCGACGAGAAATACGCTGGCAAGCTGGTCATCCCGCCGCTCAACAACACCTATGGTGTGCTGACGCTGGTGCAGGTCGCCAAGATGCGTGGCGGCTCCGAGACCGACATCGAGCCGGGGTTTGCAACCTTCACCGATGAGATCGCGCCGAACGTGCTGGCCTTCGAGCCGTCGCCGGGCAAGATGACCGAGCTTCTGCAAAGCGGTCAGGCCGTGGTGGCGATCTGGGGATCGAGCCGTGCCAAAGCACTGGCCGACACTGGCTTCCCGGCAGCCTTCGTCTATCCCAAAGAAGGTGGCGCGGTGATCGGCACCGGCATTTGCCCGGTCGCAGGCGGCGCCGAAAAGCCCGAAGCCCTGACCTTCATCGACCGGATCCTCGAGCCGGAAATGCAGGTCGCCATCGCCAAGACATCGGGCCTCGCGCCGGTGAACCGCAAAGCGGAACTGGCGCCGGAATTCCAGGTCGGCATGCCCTACGGCGAAGAGCAGATCAATCAGCTGGTCACCGTCGATTGGCCGACGATCAACGAGAAACGCGCCGAGTGGAACGCCCGCTGGACGCGCGAAGTCGAGCGCTGAGCCCCGCGCCAATACCCAAGGCTGGCACCCTCTAGTGCCAGCCCTCCAGACCTGACAGCGACCGGAGGCGTTCGCGCCTCCGGACTCCACGTTCCTTTCCAGGCAATTTCATGACTACCTCTCCCTCCCTCGCCGCCTCCGATCTCTCGGGCTACTTCGAAGATCCCTGCGCACGCACAGACCCCGAGCTTCACGCGCTCATTGCCGGTGAATGCGATCGTCAGAGCCACAGCGTCGAGCTTGTCGCCTCCGAGAATTTCGTCTCCCGCGCGGTTCTTGACGCGCAGGGGTCGATCTTTTGCAACAAGACCGTCACCGGCGCCCCCGGGGCACGCTTTCACGCTGGCGCCGATTTCGCCGACGCTCTGGAACGGCTGGCCATGGCGCGCGCCTGCGAGGCGTTTGGCTGCTCCTTTGCCAACGTACAGCCGCATTCGGGCATTCAGGCCAATCTGGCGGTGTTCCGCGCCCTGCTGCAGCCGGGGGACAAGACCTTGGCTCTGGCCGGAGATGCCGGTGGTCACTTCAGCCACGGTGCGGACTCCAATCTCAGCGGCATGATGATCTCGGCGCATTTCTACGGGACCGACCGGGAGGGGCTGATCGACTATGAAGCGCTTGCGGCGCAGGCGCTGGAACTGCGGCCAAAGCTGATCGTCACCGGCGGCGCCGCCTACCCCCGCGCCATCGATTTCGCCCGGCTTCGCGGCATCGCCGACTCTGTTGGCGCGCTGCTGATGGCCGATATCGCGCATATCGCCGGTCTGGTCGCCGCAGGCATGCACCCCGACCCGTTCCCGCATTGCGATGTGGTGACCACCACGACCTATAAGTCGCTGCGCGGCGCGCGCGGCGGGATCATTCTGACCAATACCCCCGAGATCGCCCGCGCCTTGGAGAAAGCCACCTCGCCCGGCGTGCAGGGCAGCCCGCTGCTGCATGCGGTCGCAGGCAAGGCCGCCTGCCTCGGCGAAGTCCTCACACCCGAGTTTCGCGATTATGGCCGCCGCGTTCTGGAGAACGCCCGCGCGTTGGCTACGGCGCTGAGCGCCGGGGGCACCGATGTGCTGTGCGGCGGCACCGATACGCCGCTGGTGATCGCCGACCTGCGGCGCCGTGGCCTGCACGGGCAGCCGCTGGTGGAAAGCCTCGATCGCGCGAACATCACCTGCAACCGCAGCGAGATTCCGCATGACGCCACGGACCCGGCGCTGACCTCCGGGCTGCGCCTTGGCGTCTCCGCGATGACGACGCGCGGCCTCGGCACCGCCGAGATGGAGAAGATCGCCGGGTGGATCGGCCAGTTGCTCGATCTGCATCAGACAGGCGCGGACACCGGCGCGGCAGAGGCCGCCATCAACGCGGATTCGCGCGCGCTGATGGCCAAGTTTCCGCTCTACGCAGCGATGACCAGCACCACCAAAACCAAGGGGGCCGCATGAGCTATCTCGCACTCGACGACCTTGCGAAATCCTTCGGTGATTTCAACGCCGTTCGTGGCACCAACCTCGAGATCCGCGAAGGCGAGTTTCTCTCGCTGCTCGGCCCGTCCGGCTGCGGCAAGACCACCACGCTGCAGATGATCGCAGGGTTTCTTGCCCCGAGCCGCGGACGGGTGATGCTGCAGGGGCGCGACCTGACCCGCATGGAGCCGCATCGCCGCGGGCTGGGCATGGTGTTCCAGTCCTACGCGCTGTTCCCGCATATGACGGTGGCGGAAAACGTCGCCTTCGGCCTAGAGATGCGCCGCGTGCCCGCCGCCGAGCGCAGCCGCCGCGTCGCCGAAGTGCTTGAAATGGTTGGGCTGGGCGCTTTCGGCAACCGCTACCCGCGCCAGATGTCGGGGGGCCAGCAGCAGCGCGTGGCGCTGGCCCGCGCCATTGTCATCCGCCCGCCCGTCCTTTTGCTCGACGAGCCGCTGTCGAACCTCGATGCCAAGCTGCGCGAGCAGATGCAGGGCGAGCTTCTGACCATTCAGCGCGAGTTGGGAACGACGACCGTGTTGGTCACCCATGACCAGCAAGAGGCCATGGCCCTTTCGGACCGCATGGTGGTGATGAACCATGGGGTCGTTGAACAGGTTGGCGCGCCCGAGGATCTGTACGGAAACCCTGCCAGCGATTTCGTGGCACAGTTCCTTGGCCGCATCAATCTGCTGCCTGGACAACTGAGCACTGGCGCCGAGGGTCCTGTGCTGACCATCGGCGATGCCCGCTGGACGCTGCCGCCGCAGCAGGTCGCGGTGCAGAGCGCCGGGCCGGTCGCGGCGCGCATCCGCCCCGAGAACCTGCGGCTTGGCGCCGAGGGCATTCCCGGCGTCATCGCCCGGCGCACCTTTCAGGGCGCCTATTGGGTCTGCGAGATCACGCTGCCCCAGACCGGCAAGACCGGCAGCGGACACAGCCAGACGATCAGCGTGATCCATCCCAATGGCGGCGGCCCCTGCCCGAAACAGGGCGAAAGCGTTCGGCTCGTCGCAAATGCCTCGGACCTCTACGTCGTGGAGGCGACCGCATGAGTTCGGACCCGCATGCTGCCCCGATCTCGGAAAGCTGGACGGGACGCCTGCGCAGCCGCCTGACCGGACGTGGGCGCGCCGCCGGGCGCGCCTCCGGGCGCGCTTCCGAGGGTGCGGTGCCATGGGGCTGGGTCGGCCCATCGCTGGCGCTCTTCGCCGCGGCGCTGGTGATCCCGTTGATCATGACGCTGCTGCTCACCTTCTACAATTGGGCACCGATGGAGGGCATCACGCCGGGCTTCCACCTCGCCAACTGGCGCGAGGTGCTGTCTGACGAATACTTCATCGAGGTGTTTCTGCGCACCCTGCGCTTTGCCGCCCTGTCGAGCCTGATCTGTCTGGTCTTCGGCCTGCCGGAAGCGATCATCATCAGCCGCATGAGCCGGCGCTGGCGGCGCCTGTGCCTGCTGGTCATCCTCGGGCCGTTGCTGGTTTCGGTGGTGGTCCGCACGCTGGGCTGGACGCTGCTGTTTGGCGGCACCAACGGCATCATCAACCAACTGCTGATCTGGCTCGGGCTGATCAAATACCCGCTGCCGTTCATGTTCACCGAGACCGGCACGGTGATCGCGCTGGCGCATGTGATGATGCCCTTCATGGTGCTGG includes:
- a CDS encoding type II and III secretion system protein family protein is translated as MPRRISILKRASRRARQAAAIAAVGSLALIAAPDDLAAQSRDIYIDDGTVSKVVLAPSTTLTVNTDGPFADIVIGDTEIADVFPLTDNSLYIQAKTSGLTNITLYSSEKQLLEVIDVRVQADFSDLENVIRRAVPSARVDVLNVNNRIRVSGSVKDNVDRQRILQIASQYSADPVVDAIKVASAQQVELDVRILEVERNSGRSLGVDLTGTRDNGETAFQTNGASIAATSGTPFGSAVGELLEISGFQIDVVINALEQKGLARRLANPKLVTTSGIEANFVVGGEVPISVAQVNENGTAVQSTDYREYGVRLNFVPVVLDDQLISLRIMPEVSDIDPSVTVNGQPAFISRKAETTVSLRNGQSFAIAGLLQANNARSVDQVPWLGQIPILGTLFSSRSFEKRESDLVILVTPRLVAPVGPDTPLRSPLDNTRSSNDIELFLLGMLEVDRDLLRRFREGTGVVGPYGHMIDLEFDDAVIAKK
- a CDS encoding prepilin peptidase; translation: MATLSLIAQLAAAALMAGIALRDAKQFRIPNAAVLAMLALYLVAQGALLFPDWTGDLFAGVLLFALGLVMWLLRALGAGDAKLMFPLGLSLGASGLMPFAILLMLVSILLYIAILISRLLKSERGLGGWFSRMKTEGRVPYGVPLALASVPVLIVQALWIG
- a CDS encoding TadE/TadG family type IV pilus assembly protein, yielding MSARGTAVFIKDERGTVLVEALMVFPVLMFLSFGLLEFSNVLWERQQMQMGLRDAARYWSRCRSDINGAEMFCSETVARNIAFYGNPAGSGRLRVPNWDAAEEISFDPAKASLPTNASLPGDPSLMPRVTVSGTVTYFGSPMFSALLDDSITISHTVEMRYIGW
- a CDS encoding pilus assembly protein TadG-related protein, which encodes MLKEFHESEDGAILVLSLLLLPVFLGFGLILIDAGRGNSAHGDLQAAADAIALAGARELDGGADALDRARSAMAQVDNSVSMLAVRDDENELHIDIAYDGTDAPFLVRFLDAIPDDDTTPITATWLTDHATTDPSDAQYVYVHAQSRNLQTIFGSLIPTLSGGEDAAVGSLPVGATAVAKSESAACDIPPLFICNPFEYDASGNYVGDGLQIAFQRGDLHGRMIRLHPSGNETPMPGNFGFLDVSDADVSTDAEPQGSGARSINDFFAGRRNRTCYSAELVETKPGASNGVRTGINARFDMYGGLYQNGSVNGQDGFTVRTALNVRKGIMPGSQGNNIDDCVIQGNSLANGAVIGDDHVWTPDGFNANGVTDPAYGLPDNLTMNAPNTGGLVTSDDVAGAYIGVGEWAGQTYLDRNYGAGFIDYDSIPSSFPGVVEGYSGPGSVHASRYDVYQYELATDVTVDGVTTPLYQVRAPGDADEDNPTPTGESGEALCLAQGNGNGNSGGSEIVTDPDPRVLVAAIIDCGENADETGRSDLPVNSYASIFMARPMISYASGMDMTIDVEVIDITGYGGNGTLETFIREESVLVR
- a CDS encoding ABC transporter substrate-binding protein, which codes for MRHFGKTLSASLALVTMAGAALAQDDVLYVAGPGGSIEQALRDTVFPAFTEETGLRVEYVAGNSTDTLAKLQAQAGNQQIDVAMIDDGPMAQAVALGFCRDLDLGDIKDDIYDIALFPDGKSVAYGLLGSGIVYNEEYFADQGWDAPTSLEDLTDEKYAGKLVIPPLNNTYGVLTLVQVAKMRGGSETDIEPGFATFTDEIAPNVLAFEPSPGKMTELLQSGQAVVAIWGSSRAKALADTGFPAAFVYPKEGGAVIGTGICPVAGGAEKPEALTFIDRILEPEMQVAIAKTSGLAPVNRKAELAPEFQVGMPYGEEQINQLVTVDWPTINEKRAEWNARWTREVER
- a CDS encoding tetratricopeptide repeat protein — its product is MKRIVALSMILALGACENASFSDRTLSTKDTSSLSFYPDDQLLVSAKMQFRDGNYGKSYKMFKEALDVVPDDTAAWLGFAASSDMLRQFERSDYAYRRLQPVIGHRVEFLNNYGYSMLLRGELVAARKYFLAAYEKDPSNPVTANNLELLRNSVNSPKRAPGDLRGI
- a CDS encoding LysR substrate-binding domain-containing protein gives rise to the protein MLRLTQPAVSRQIRDLEDSTGLTLFLRKRGGTLRPTADAAKLFKEVERHYHGLDQIAQAVRNMSNRRGGRLRVASMPSLYLSILPDFIGAFTGARPETDVPLMATSSDAIIEWVERGQVDVGLVDWPFSHPNLKRVPLAGIDALAVLPEGHHLLQKDVLGAADFADEDFISLPRATQFRYEIDRFFQSAGVERRFGREAHLSMAACSMVGAGHGLSIVDPITAAIYWNEGIEFRLLRDVIRVEFSVVYLQKAEDNVLLKEFVSEFQNAFRSYTSELPSRMERRSWMLRSG
- the cpaB gene encoding Flp pilus assembly protein CpaB, yielding MKFSMVLSLVVAVLLAGAAVYGARDWLAQEQRRLNSQTRHESPSVPEMTVVVAVEPITFGERLSATKLRTIAWSSDITPEGSFTSIEDVIGQDDDNSARFALTTMAPGEPILATKITLPGQRAKLSTALTPGMKAVSIRVNDVLGVAGFVLPGDRVDVMLTRGGRGEQSFVDILLQGVKVLAIDQIADELKDKPSVVRTVTFEVNTTEAQKLVLAGNVGTLSLALRNVGSNDIENNDRITMADLTEFDVAEDLAPVVVKAEPSVETRKLDAMEVLLKSTLDGISDRLTSVEDKIQKPEPTEVEKIVERVVIAPPVPAKKATVAVIRNGRRDVYKVEPSSAGSYGVDPQLAPELVSVQLEN